One segment of Arcanobacterium haemolyticum DSM 20595 DNA contains the following:
- a CDS encoding cell division protein PerM, whose protein sequence is MKTQIDLSRYWYIFRGGIAAPFFSWFGIFVLVMIFYTLNASAQMLGDVVWQQAAFFATGWWTTVFGGAVNLGEATLTLMPLTVTGIAMYASYQSWRSRGVATWGDVFAAALSWPTVVAVIALTGQAAGDWWFGTIGAFVLAWLTATWSARSTLLASLPAWEYLVCARPYIRWFGFGLLGLVGAVALAFIVAKFGAIIEIHGYYLTGVVGSIGLFLLQVSYLPAFAVWFLSWLVGAGFSVGTGTNFSIFGVESGPLPAVPLFGALPAPGTNMVWIFVALIVVACGFGVVVSRKFAKDSRKTRLEHVRDAAIAVGVVTFGVSMVSFVAAGSIGPGRMAVTGPDPALTAGLTLLAIGLPFILGVFAAHKETVAFVKSRVKRSDDEGADNE, encoded by the coding sequence ATGAAAACACAGATTGATCTTTCGCGATACTGGTACATCTTCCGTGGGGGTATTGCTGCGCCCTTCTTCTCGTGGTTCGGCATTTTCGTTCTTGTGATGATTTTTTATACGTTGAACGCGTCGGCACAGATGCTGGGAGACGTGGTGTGGCAGCAGGCCGCTTTTTTCGCCACGGGCTGGTGGACAACCGTGTTTGGAGGCGCCGTCAATCTGGGTGAAGCTACCCTCACGCTGATGCCGCTAACCGTGACGGGGATTGCCATGTATGCGTCGTACCAATCGTGGCGCTCGCGTGGAGTTGCCACGTGGGGCGATGTGTTCGCAGCGGCGTTGAGCTGGCCTACGGTTGTTGCGGTGATCGCGTTGACTGGGCAGGCAGCTGGCGACTGGTGGTTTGGCACCATCGGCGCATTCGTTTTAGCGTGGTTGACTGCCACGTGGAGCGCCAGATCTACGCTTTTGGCTTCGCTTCCTGCCTGGGAATATCTGGTGTGTGCGCGGCCGTATATTCGCTGGTTCGGGTTTGGTTTGTTAGGGCTGGTGGGCGCGGTTGCGTTGGCTTTCATCGTGGCTAAGTTTGGCGCGATTATAGAAATTCACGGTTATTACCTCACCGGAGTGGTGGGAAGTATCGGCTTGTTTTTGTTACAGGTGAGTTACCTTCCAGCTTTCGCGGTGTGGTTCCTTTCGTGGCTGGTGGGGGCCGGTTTTTCGGTGGGTACGGGAACGAATTTTTCGATTTTTGGTGTGGAATCGGGGCCGTTGCCTGCGGTGCCGTTGTTTGGTGCCTTGCCGGCGCCTGGCACGAATATGGTGTGGATTTTTGTGGCATTGATTGTGGTTGCGTGTGGGTTTGGCGTAGTGGTTTCCCGCAAGTTTGCGAAGGATTCGCGTAAGACGCGGTTGGAACATGTGCGTGACGCGGCCATCGCGGTAGGCGTGGTGACGTTTGGGGTTTCGATGGTGTCATTCGTAGCGGCGGGATCAATTGGGCCTGGTCGCATGGCAGTTACCGGCCCTGATCCCGCGTTGACTGCCGGGCTCACCTTGCTTGCGATCGGACTTCCGTTTATTTTGGGTGTGTTCGCCGCGCACAAAGAAACCGTTGCGTTTGTGAAGAGTCGTGTTAAGCGTTCCGACGACGAAGGAGCTGACAATGAGTGA
- the sucC gene encoding ADP-forming succinate--CoA ligase subunit beta, protein MDLYEYQARELFAKHGVPVVNGIVATTPEEAEQAARQLLEATNLVVVKAQVKTGGRGKAGGVKLARTPEEAKERAGDILGMDIKGHTVHRVLIASGADITEEYYFSILLDRSERRYLAMCSKEGGMEIEQLAVERPEALAKVPVNPNVGITEAVAREILTEAGFAPEEHDAIVPVLCRLWDVYTQEDATLVEVNPLVKTADGSIIAVDGKVTLDDNARIRHPEHAQFVDKQTENPLEARAKSLGLNYVKLDGGQVGIIGNGAGLVMSTLDVVAYAGEEYGVGPANFLDIGGGANADVMSHGLDVILNDPDVRSVFVNVFGGITACDEVAKGIVAALDILGDAASKPIVVRLDGNKVAEGRAILAEAHHPLVTLEPTMDGAAAKAAQFAGK, encoded by the coding sequence GTGGATCTCTACGAGTACCAAGCCCGCGAACTTTTCGCCAAACACGGCGTTCCAGTAGTAAATGGAATCGTGGCAACAACCCCCGAGGAAGCGGAGCAAGCCGCTCGCCAGCTCCTAGAAGCAACCAATCTCGTCGTTGTCAAAGCTCAAGTGAAAACTGGTGGACGCGGCAAAGCAGGCGGCGTGAAACTCGCCCGCACTCCAGAAGAAGCTAAAGAACGTGCCGGTGACATCCTGGGAATGGACATCAAGGGGCACACTGTTCACCGAGTCCTCATTGCCAGCGGAGCAGACATCACGGAAGAATACTACTTCTCCATCCTGCTTGATCGTTCCGAACGCCGCTACCTTGCCATGTGTTCCAAAGAAGGCGGCATGGAAATCGAACAGCTCGCTGTGGAACGTCCAGAGGCTTTGGCGAAAGTGCCGGTAAACCCAAATGTGGGAATTACTGAAGCAGTAGCCCGCGAAATCCTTACCGAAGCCGGGTTTGCCCCAGAAGAACACGATGCGATCGTGCCAGTTCTGTGCCGTCTATGGGATGTTTACACTCAAGAAGATGCCACTCTTGTTGAAGTGAACCCGCTGGTGAAAACTGCTGACGGCAGCATCATCGCGGTGGACGGCAAAGTGACGTTGGATGATAACGCCCGCATCCGCCACCCAGAGCATGCCCAGTTCGTCGATAAGCAAACAGAAAACCCGCTTGAAGCACGCGCGAAGTCGCTTGGCCTGAACTATGTGAAACTCGATGGCGGCCAAGTGGGCATCATCGGAAACGGCGCCGGACTTGTTATGTCCACACTGGACGTGGTGGCATACGCTGGCGAAGAATACGGTGTTGGCCCAGCAAACTTCCTTGACATTGGCGGCGGTGCAAACGCCGACGTCATGTCCCACGGCCTCGATGTGATCCTCAACGATCCAGATGTTCGCTCCGTATTTGTGAACGTATTTGGCGGAATTACAGCTTGTGACGAAGTTGCAAAGGGCATCGTGGCAGCACTCGATATCCTCGGTGATGCGGCCAGCAAGCCAATCGTGGTTCGCCTAGACGGCAACAAGGTGGCCGAAGGCCGCGCGATCCTGGCAGAAGCACACCATCCACTCGTCACCCTTGAACCAACAATGGACGGGGCAGCAGCCAAGGCCGCCCAGTTCGCCGGAAAGTGA
- a CDS encoding DUF3017 domain-containing protein, producing MSDHRVPSPWYFVLLCSWLVTIVVLAFIWGVQPALYTFAISLAVLGGLRLVLPAGMVPQVRSRGFDVFTLLTLALVLGYFANWGDTLAIV from the coding sequence ATGAGTGACCATCGCGTCCCATCTCCCTGGTATTTTGTGTTGCTGTGTAGCTGGCTTGTAACAATTGTTGTGTTGGCATTCATATGGGGCGTCCAGCCGGCACTTTACACATTCGCTATTAGTTTGGCGGTGCTTGGTGGCCTTCGGCTGGTGTTGCCTGCAGGCATGGTGCCGCAGGTGCGATCGCGCGGTTTCGATGTATTCACGTTGCTGACGTTGGCGCTTGTGCTTGGCTACTTTGCCAACTGGGGCGATACGTTGGCGATTGTGTAA
- the sucD gene encoding succinate--CoA ligase subunit alpha, with amino-acid sequence MSIFLNKDSKVIVQGMTGSEGQKHTRRMLGAGTTIVAGTNPRKAGTSVEFDVEPIGIGAEERQAGTVSIPVYGTVAEAKEATGANVSVIFVPPAFTKAAVIEAVDAGLELVVVITEGVPVKDSAEFFTYAQERGVRLIGPNCPGIITPGQSNVGITPPDITGSGRIGLVSKSGTLTYQMMYELSDIGFTTCIGIGGDPVSGTTHIDALKAFEADPETELIVMIGEIGGDAEERAAAFIKEYVTKPVVGYVAGFTAPEGKTMGHAGAIVSGSAGTAAAKKDALEAVGVKVGKTPTEAANLARAILNG; translated from the coding sequence ATGTCTATCTTCCTCAACAAAGATTCCAAAGTTATCGTTCAGGGCATGACTGGCTCTGAAGGCCAAAAGCACACCCGCCGCATGCTCGGCGCCGGAACTACAATCGTGGCCGGAACCAACCCGCGCAAGGCGGGCACCAGCGTCGAATTTGATGTTGAACCAATCGGAATCGGCGCCGAAGAACGCCAAGCAGGAACCGTCTCTATCCCGGTTTACGGAACGGTAGCGGAAGCGAAAGAAGCCACCGGCGCCAACGTGTCCGTGATCTTCGTGCCACCAGCCTTCACCAAGGCGGCGGTAATTGAAGCGGTGGACGCGGGGCTGGAACTCGTCGTCGTTATTACTGAAGGCGTGCCGGTCAAGGATTCGGCAGAATTCTTCACGTACGCGCAAGAACGCGGCGTTCGCCTGATTGGACCAAACTGCCCAGGCATCATCACCCCAGGTCAATCCAACGTGGGAATCACGCCGCCAGATATTACGGGATCTGGCAGAATCGGCCTCGTCTCCAAATCCGGTACGCTCACGTACCAGATGATGTACGAACTTTCCGACATCGGCTTCACTACCTGTATCGGAATTGGCGGCGATCCCGTGAGCGGAACAACTCACATCGATGCTCTCAAGGCGTTCGAAGCAGATCCAGAAACCGAACTCATCGTGATGATCGGCGAAATTGGCGGTGACGCCGAAGAACGCGCCGCTGCATTCATCAAAGAATACGTCACAAAGCCGGTTGTTGGCTACGTGGCAGGCTTTACCGCGCCGGAAGGCAAGACGATGGGGCACGCAGGAGCGATCGTCTCCGGATCGGCCGGAACCGCGGCAGCAAAGAAGGATGCGCTCGAAGCGGTTGGCGTGAAAGTTGGTAAAACCCCAACGGAAGCAGCGAACCTCGCCCGCGCAATCCTCAACGGCTAA
- a CDS encoding discoidin domain-containing protein has protein sequence MTSFFAESRSGGSLAKRLVAFTATAGMVMTSHGTALAVDNDQTVRSASSTQMNSIPETVYTNSYTDAKTRVTSFNENWKFSLGDTPGAKESVFDDSRWTNVNVPHDYSIDQPYTRAGEAESAYKPGGVGWYRKTFQLGKDMEGKRIFLNFDGVYMDSTVYVNGTEVAKHPYGYTPFRVDITDAAKVGAENTVSVRVNNEIPTSRWYSGSGIGRDVDLIVTDLVHVEGVTVSSTALSASNQTKVPTDIKVRVRNSGNAEKHVTVDHTIFPKGKDAKETIGKSTSEHTVKPGELTTIDSSVEAKNPELWSTTKPTLYTVRTEVKIDGKTVDTYDTDFGYRYFAFDANTGFSLNGQKMKLKGVSMHHDQGALGSVSTRAALARQVKLLKEMGVNAIRTTHNPSARQLVDICNREGVLLIEEFFDGWTAPKNQNRNDYSRFFKEKMTTGKLVGSDANKTWAQFDLEQAIARDVNSPAIIMWSIGNEVTEGTSGVPGYDKTQQNLISWVKAQDSTRPVTQGDNKTKDDKRELNSEAIAKANGVVGFNYMKGEKYASVHAQHPEWKIYGSETASAVNSRGVYNEIKSLKDAGGQQLTSYDYSAVGWGHVASEAWFDTITRDFVAGEFVWTGFDYLGEPTPWNGQAPGVAEHATWPAPKNSYFGIIDTAGLPKDTFYFYQSQWNDALHTLHILPAWNEEVVHKDTEGKVPVVVYSDADAVELFFTPEGETTATSLGKKHFTLKKTDAGYSYKVAKEQGNPTHKDLYFTWNVPFKPGTLTAKAYDSHGKEIPEKELHGRHSITTAKNATQLKADVDRLKISADGTDLAYVHVKVTDAAGHVVPDARNKVTFKVEGEGTLVGIDNGSSPDHQSFRDDNRAAHAGELVAIVQSTKTAGNITVTATADGLKTATTTITSEPVPGKASEKAIDSIRYSRHIYVKAGSKLTMPETVEVRYTDGSKETANVSWNPLSSEQLAKPGTHTVLGNVNGTDVKLFVNVIDGIAALLNYSTTTPEGSVPTLPDTRPAILPDGTISNAFFSVTWDKLTKEMFDKAGTVVVKGTANVFGKDLPVTAHVRVQTEHITIGANVAGAAMKLEQSVAQDKQSDTLEAVRDGKTEHNPNPDGNTNTSAWSNWKASQDGETTSDITFAYATQQRFGQAKIHFFQDSASARWPEANTTKIAVSEDGHTWTPVATTETIGAEKNRVKAYTYSFTPVSATYVKITVTNAEKRTKAVSQRPCTGITEIELNLAQGSFSTFDKAELGSLTVNGQKVSASALKAKEFSTRALSAVVNAEGADNTAVTVLPAFDNKIKILMESEDNQKQDTFVINLATKGTEAPLAASDDSRDYPVENITPKASSEQAINASKNEGPAALAFDGKENTFYHSNWKTIAPFNTLNMVMELKEPTSIEALRYLPRQNGNNNGTVTSYRVDYSDNGKDWKSAGEGTWENPNEKGWRLASFTPVTAKFFRLAPVHTAGDGDQKDKFFSAAEIRLRMPKATINIADTKAATVTMPKNVSVDRVDDEHPVLYPQLADAGFKVTVKDSDKVLTYGVDYLLEFANNTKPGTATVTIKGIEQYSGVVKHDVEILVKAPTVAGIAISTPPAKTSYTAGETFDPAGMIVTVAMSNGTEKTVDYGAQTAGDFAFTPALGTPLNVEIKDVTVSYQGKTAVQSIQVTDKAQTPPASDGPGTSDGSSAPTNNSGDGAKTGAHVSGKKLSKTSLARTGVDVTTLALLGLGIGVAGVALYRRRNA, from the coding sequence ATGACATCTTTCTTTGCGGAATCCCGAAGTGGAGGATCATTGGCCAAACGTCTTGTAGCATTCACAGCTACAGCAGGGATGGTTATGACATCTCATGGAACAGCGTTAGCTGTGGATAATGATCAAACTGTGCGTTCGGCGTCGAGCACACAAATGAACTCAATTCCGGAAACCGTCTACACAAACTCATATACGGACGCGAAAACCAGAGTGACCAGCTTCAATGAGAACTGGAAATTCAGCTTAGGTGATACGCCTGGTGCGAAGGAGTCAGTTTTCGACGATTCGCGGTGGACCAATGTTAATGTTCCACACGATTATTCTATCGATCAGCCATACACTAGAGCAGGTGAAGCCGAAAGCGCCTACAAGCCCGGAGGCGTTGGCTGGTATCGCAAGACTTTCCAGCTGGGGAAGGACATGGAAGGTAAACGCATCTTCCTCAACTTCGATGGCGTGTACATGGATTCCACCGTTTACGTGAACGGAACCGAAGTTGCGAAGCATCCGTACGGATACACGCCGTTCCGCGTGGATATTACGGACGCCGCGAAAGTAGGAGCGGAGAATACTGTCTCGGTTCGAGTGAACAATGAGATTCCAACCAGCCGTTGGTATTCCGGGTCGGGCATTGGGCGTGACGTGGATTTGATCGTCACGGATCTGGTACACGTAGAGGGTGTGACGGTTTCGTCGACGGCACTATCTGCTTCAAACCAAACCAAAGTTCCAACAGATATTAAGGTACGTGTGCGGAATTCTGGCAACGCCGAAAAACACGTGACAGTAGACCACACGATTTTCCCGAAGGGCAAGGATGCCAAGGAAACAATTGGGAAGAGCACGTCTGAACACACGGTTAAGCCGGGCGAACTTACGACCATCGATTCGTCCGTGGAAGCGAAGAATCCAGAATTGTGGTCTACCACCAAGCCGACTCTTTATACGGTACGCACCGAAGTGAAGATCGATGGGAAGACTGTAGATACGTACGATACCGATTTCGGTTATCGCTACTTTGCTTTCGATGCTAATACGGGTTTCTCGCTCAACGGCCAGAAGATGAAGCTGAAGGGCGTTTCGATGCACCACGATCAGGGTGCGCTTGGTTCGGTTTCTACTCGCGCCGCGCTCGCGCGCCAGGTGAAGTTGCTGAAGGAGATGGGCGTTAACGCGATTCGCACCACGCACAATCCGTCCGCGCGCCAGCTGGTTGACATCTGTAACCGCGAAGGCGTGCTTCTGATCGAAGAATTTTTTGACGGATGGACCGCGCCCAAGAACCAGAATCGTAATGATTACTCGCGTTTCTTTAAAGAGAAGATGACGACGGGGAAGCTCGTTGGATCGGATGCTAATAAAACGTGGGCTCAGTTCGATCTTGAGCAAGCGATCGCGCGTGACGTGAACTCGCCGGCGATCATCATGTGGTCTATCGGCAACGAAGTGACGGAAGGGACGTCGGGCGTTCCTGGTTATGACAAGACTCAGCAAAACCTGATCTCATGGGTCAAGGCCCAAGATTCTACACGCCCTGTAACTCAAGGCGACAACAAGACGAAGGATGATAAGCGGGAGTTGAACTCTGAGGCAATCGCCAAAGCGAATGGCGTTGTTGGCTTTAACTATATGAAGGGTGAAAAGTACGCGAGTGTTCACGCTCAGCACCCAGAGTGGAAGATTTACGGATCTGAAACGGCATCCGCTGTTAATAGCCGTGGTGTTTACAATGAAATTAAGTCATTGAAAGATGCTGGCGGTCAGCAGTTAACATCGTACGACTATTCGGCAGTGGGCTGGGGACATGTTGCTTCAGAGGCCTGGTTCGATACGATCACCCGTGATTTTGTGGCCGGCGAATTTGTGTGGACTGGTTTCGATTATTTGGGCGAACCAACTCCATGGAATGGACAAGCACCTGGAGTTGCGGAACATGCAACCTGGCCTGCGCCAAAGAACTCCTACTTCGGCATCATTGATACGGCCGGATTGCCCAAGGATACGTTCTATTTCTACCAAAGTCAGTGGAACGATGCTCTCCACACCCTTCACATCCTGCCAGCATGGAATGAAGAGGTAGTCCACAAGGATACCGAAGGCAAGGTGCCCGTGGTTGTCTATTCAGATGCTGATGCGGTTGAATTATTCTTCACTCCTGAAGGCGAAACAACAGCTACGTCACTAGGTAAGAAGCACTTTACACTCAAGAAGACTGACGCAGGCTACAGTTACAAGGTAGCTAAAGAACAAGGCAACCCCACGCACAAGGATTTGTATTTCACGTGGAACGTTCCATTCAAGCCAGGCACGTTAACAGCGAAAGCTTACGATTCTCATGGGAAGGAAATACCGGAAAAGGAATTACACGGCCGCCACTCGATCACGACGGCGAAGAACGCAACTCAGCTCAAGGCTGATGTAGATCGTTTAAAGATCTCCGCTGATGGCACAGATCTGGCATACGTTCACGTGAAGGTAACAGACGCAGCTGGACATGTTGTGCCAGATGCACGGAATAAGGTGACGTTCAAGGTTGAAGGCGAAGGCACACTCGTTGGTATTGATAACGGTAGCTCGCCTGATCACCAGTCGTTCCGCGACGATAACCGTGCGGCTCATGCCGGCGAACTAGTGGCTATCGTCCAGTCTACAAAGACCGCAGGTAATATCACCGTTACGGCAACTGCAGACGGACTTAAAACAGCAACCACCACGATCACTTCCGAACCTGTACCCGGCAAGGCTTCTGAGAAAGCAATCGATAGTATTCGGTATTCACGGCACATCTACGTGAAGGCTGGATCAAAGCTCACAATGCCAGAAACTGTTGAAGTGCGGTATACGGATGGAAGTAAAGAAACTGCTAACGTCTCCTGGAACCCATTGAGCTCTGAACAGTTGGCAAAGCCTGGTACACACACCGTTCTAGGAAACGTCAATGGAACCGACGTGAAACTCTTCGTCAATGTGATTGATGGAATTGCTGCGCTCTTGAACTACTCCACAACTACTCCAGAAGGTTCAGTTCCAACGTTGCCGGATACGCGCCCGGCAATCCTTCCAGATGGCACCATCTCGAACGCATTCTTCTCCGTTACGTGGGACAAACTAACAAAGGAGATGTTTGATAAGGCTGGAACCGTCGTCGTCAAAGGCACCGCAAACGTCTTCGGTAAAGATCTTCCAGTCACCGCACATGTACGCGTCCAAACCGAACACATCACAATCGGCGCGAACGTTGCCGGTGCGGCGATGAAACTTGAACAGTCTGTGGCACAAGATAAGCAATCGGATACGCTTGAAGCGGTCCGAGACGGCAAGACGGAACACAATCCGAATCCGGATGGAAACACAAACACAAGCGCATGGTCCAACTGGAAAGCATCTCAAGACGGCGAAACAACATCTGATATAACCTTCGCGTACGCAACGCAACAACGCTTCGGACAAGCGAAGATCCACTTCTTCCAAGACTCGGCTTCGGCACGTTGGCCAGAAGCAAACACAACGAAGATCGCAGTTTCAGAAGATGGGCACACGTGGACTCCGGTAGCAACAACTGAAACAATCGGTGCCGAAAAGAACCGAGTGAAGGCATACACTTACTCGTTCACGCCGGTTTCTGCTACGTACGTCAAGATAACAGTGACTAATGCAGAGAAACGTACCAAGGCGGTATCACAACGCCCATGCACCGGCATCACCGAAATCGAACTGAACTTGGCGCAGGGAAGTTTCTCAACGTTCGATAAGGCTGAACTAGGATCATTGACGGTGAATGGGCAAAAGGTATCGGCGTCTGCGCTGAAAGCCAAGGAGTTTTCTACTCGCGCGCTCAGCGCCGTGGTTAACGCCGAAGGAGCAGACAACACAGCCGTGACTGTTCTTCCGGCGTTCGACAACAAGATCAAGATTCTGATGGAATCGGAAGATAACCAGAAGCAAGACACGTTCGTGATTAACCTGGCTACGAAGGGGACTGAAGCTCCGCTTGCTGCCAGCGACGATTCGCGTGATTACCCGGTAGAAAACATCACTCCGAAGGCCTCAAGTGAACAGGCCATTAATGCTAGTAAAAATGAAGGCCCTGCCGCGCTTGCGTTCGATGGAAAAGAGAACACTTTCTACCATTCGAACTGGAAGACGATTGCCCCATTCAACACCTTGAACATGGTGATGGAGTTGAAGGAACCAACAAGCATTGAAGCTCTCCGCTACCTGCCACGCCAGAATGGAAACAACAACGGTACCGTGACAAGCTATCGTGTTGATTATTCTGACAACGGCAAAGACTGGAAGAGCGCTGGAGAAGGAACATGGGAAAACCCGAATGAGAAGGGATGGCGCCTTGCCTCCTTTACACCGGTAACCGCAAAGTTCTTCCGCCTTGCCCCAGTCCACACAGCCGGCGATGGCGATCAGAAGGACAAGTTCTTCTCCGCTGCAGAAATCCGTTTGCGCATGCCAAAAGCAACAATCAACATCGCAGATACGAAGGCTGCAACAGTCACCATGCCGAAGAACGTGAGTGTTGACCGGGTTGACGATGAACACCCAGTTCTCTACCCACAGTTGGCTGACGCCGGATTCAAGGTAACAGTGAAAGATTCTGACAAAGTACTGACGTATGGCGTGGATTATCTGCTGGAATTCGCCAACAACACGAAGCCAGGAACGGCAACTGTGACTATCAAAGGTATCGAACAATACTCAGGTGTAGTGAAGCATGATGTTGAGATACTCGTGAAAGCTCCAACAGTTGCAGGGATCGCTATCTCTACACCACCTGCCAAAACCTCATACACGGCGGGGGAGACGTTCGATCCTGCAGGGATGATCGTTACTGTTGCGATGAGCAACGGAACCGAAAAGACTGTGGACTATGGTGCACAAACTGCCGGCGATTTCGCTTTCACTCCAGCTTTAGGAACACCGTTGAACGTTGAGATAAAAGACGTCACTGTGAGCTACCAAGGCAAAACAGCAGTTCAGAGTATTCAGGTGACGGACAAGGCACAAACGCCACCAGCATCAGACGGCCCTGGAACATCTGATGGAAGCTCAGCTCCTACGAACAATTCAGGGGACGGAGCTAAAACTGGGGCACACGTATCCGGAAAGAAGCTAAGCAAAACGTCGCTCGCACGTACCGGCGTGGATGTGACAACGCTAGCGCTTCTTGGGCTGGGTATTGGTGTTGCAGGCGTTGCCCTGTACCGCCGCCGGAATGCCTAA
- a CDS encoding acyltransferase family protein, whose product MTDTPYNLRTQRPSRPQPHRAGRQPVSYSDHGGYIAGLDGLRALAVVAVILYHVFPGVFRGGFLGVDIFFVISGFLITTLLLREDRTRNYINLRQFWVRRARRLIPALLLLIITVVPTAWAVNPDLIVGIGRQIFGALTFSTNWVEIAHGSSYFDSTAPLLFKNFWSLAIEEQFYLFWPLIMLVILALVSTRQQRVAISGGLMFASSILMMILYTGSNHTRLYYGTDTHIFGLCAGITLAFLWADQHKKIFSTQHWKSFHTLYGWSGLITLLLFIMIMPDNGPWAYMGGMLTASIATCLVIADMLFPRSFLAQFGELSALKWIGTRSYGLYLWHWPILVIVAALYPVAVGSVSEFFRSIIAVTLALVIVEISYRYIETPVRKQGYRLTIARMRRSFNRSLPATILQGSAVALALVTCAAVIFAPAITSTQAQIQAGGTSSLARQKNTAADSKNAPEKTEGKSAKKRPAPPKKLSADLDTTIPNTYEVTVIGDSMVSASRTGLVHAMPGINTFGEPSIQWAQAGEMISKVDKEQKLGRVVVLDFGTNGGISDPDNVRDAIEQLGVNRMIFLVNIYSPSTFVTDTNEVLKKIAGEYVNVELIDWNGLAAKKPELLQVDSTHTSIEGANAYGELIKDSITQGATKLSKQLRKDPGTGWETEAPSEESHTN is encoded by the coding sequence ATGACGGATACTCCATACAATCTTCGTACGCAGCGTCCCTCCCGCCCACAGCCGCACCGGGCCGGAAGGCAGCCCGTGTCCTACAGCGATCACGGCGGCTATATTGCCGGTTTGGACGGCTTGCGTGCGCTAGCCGTGGTTGCCGTGATCTTGTATCACGTGTTCCCAGGCGTTTTTCGCGGCGGATTCCTAGGCGTTGATATCTTCTTCGTGATCTCAGGATTCCTTATCACCACGTTGTTGTTGCGTGAAGATCGAACCCGCAACTATATTAATCTGCGGCAATTCTGGGTGCGGCGCGCGAGGCGTTTAATTCCGGCGCTTCTTCTACTGATTATTACTGTGGTACCTACAGCGTGGGCCGTGAACCCAGATCTGATCGTTGGAATTGGGCGGCAAATATTCGGTGCGCTCACATTCTCCACCAACTGGGTAGAGATCGCGCACGGATCAAGTTATTTCGATTCCACTGCGCCACTGTTGTTTAAAAACTTTTGGTCGCTGGCCATTGAAGAACAGTTCTACCTGTTCTGGCCGCTTATCATGCTGGTCATTTTGGCTCTGGTATCCACACGTCAACAACGTGTAGCTATATCCGGTGGATTAATGTTCGCATCATCCATACTTATGATGATCCTGTACACCGGAAGTAACCACACTCGCTTGTACTACGGAACAGATACCCATATTTTTGGGCTCTGCGCGGGGATTACTCTGGCGTTCTTATGGGCAGATCAACATAAGAAAATTTTCAGCACACAACACTGGAAATCATTCCACACATTGTATGGCTGGAGTGGGCTTATCACTCTGCTCCTGTTCATCATGATCATGCCAGATAACGGCCCATGGGCATACATGGGTGGGATGCTTACGGCGTCAATTGCTACCTGTTTGGTGATTGCTGACATGCTCTTTCCACGCTCTTTCCTGGCGCAATTCGGTGAGCTTTCCGCCCTCAAATGGATCGGCACACGATCCTACGGGCTTTATCTGTGGCATTGGCCGATCCTTGTTATTGTGGCCGCGCTCTATCCTGTTGCGGTTGGAAGTGTGAGCGAATTCTTCCGTTCGATTATCGCGGTGACTCTAGCTCTCGTCATCGTTGAAATCTCCTATCGATATATCGAAACTCCGGTTCGCAAACAAGGATATCGTCTAACTATTGCACGTATGCGCCGCAGTTTTAACAGATCCCTTCCAGCCACAATTCTTCAAGGGAGCGCGGTGGCTCTTGCTCTCGTAACGTGTGCGGCAGTGATTTTTGCTCCTGCGATCACAAGTACCCAAGCGCAGATTCAAGCTGGAGGAACATCGTCATTGGCAAGGCAGAAGAACACAGCGGCAGATAGTAAGAATGCCCCTGAAAAAACAGAAGGGAAAAGCGCGAAGAAGCGGCCGGCACCTCCGAAAAAGCTATCTGCAGATCTCGATACAACCATCCCGAACACGTATGAGGTCACGGTGATCGGTGATTCGATGGTATCGGCATCTCGAACTGGCCTCGTTCACGCGATGCCAGGAATTAATACGTTTGGCGAACCGTCTATTCAATGGGCCCAAGCAGGAGAAATGATCTCCAAGGTCGATAAAGAACAGAAGCTCGGTAGAGTGGTAGTTCTTGATTTCGGCACTAATGGAGGAATCTCTGATCCGGATAACGTGCGGGACGCCATCGAACAACTGGGGGTAAACCGGATGATCTTCCTGGTTAATATCTACTCTCCATCCACGTTTGTCACAGACACTAATGAAGTGCTAAAGAAAATTGCCGGCGAATATGTGAACGTTGAACTCATTGACTGGAACGGGCTAGCTGCGAAAAAGCCAGAGTTGCTCCAAGTCGATTCCACTCACACGTCAATCGAAGGCGCCAACGCATACGGTGAACTCATTAAAGATTCCATCACGCAAGGCGCAACCAAGCTATCCAAACAACTGCGAAAGGATCCTGGAACAGGGTGGGAAACTGAAGCTCCTAGCGAAGAATCGCATACTAACTAA